From the Nitrobacter hamburgensis X14 genome, one window contains:
- the mazG gene encoding nucleoside triphosphate pyrophosphohydrolase, with translation MTPSRDISRLIEIMAQLRTPGTGCPWDLEQTFATIAPYTIEEAYEVADAIARHDLIDLCDELGDLLLQVVFHARMAEEQNAFSFGDVVEAITRKMIRRHPHVFADSSGYIAPSDVKGTWERIKAEEKAERAARKPIKEAPASSLLAGIKAGQPALTQAIALQRKASTVGFDWNDPRAVLDKIREEADEIEAALDRGDKPDIASETGDLMFALVNLARHVDADPEMALRGTNAKFERRFAYIEQALAARGCSLEDSSLAEMDALWNEAKQQERT, from the coding sequence ATGACCCCTTCCCGCGATATTTCACGTCTGATCGAGATCATGGCGCAATTGAGAACGCCCGGCACCGGCTGCCCGTGGGACCTCGAACAGACGTTCGCGACCATTGCGCCCTACACAATCGAGGAAGCCTACGAGGTGGCGGACGCGATCGCGCGTCATGATCTGATCGATCTCTGCGATGAGCTCGGCGATTTGCTGTTGCAGGTCGTGTTTCACGCCCGCATGGCCGAAGAGCAGAACGCCTTTTCGTTCGGCGATGTGGTCGAGGCCATCACGCGCAAGATGATCCGCAGGCACCCGCATGTGTTTGCCGACAGTTCGGGCTATATCGCGCCATCAGACGTGAAGGGAACATGGGAGCGCATCAAGGCGGAGGAAAAAGCCGAGCGCGCCGCGCGCAAACCGATAAAGGAAGCGCCCGCCTCAAGCCTGCTCGCGGGCATCAAGGCCGGACAGCCTGCGTTGACGCAGGCAATAGCCTTGCAGCGAAAGGCCTCGACCGTCGGGTTCGACTGGAACGATCCCCGGGCGGTGCTCGACAAGATCCGCGAAGAAGCCGACGAAATCGAAGCGGCGCTGGATCGCGGCGACAAGCCCGACATCGCGTCTGAGACCGGTGATCTCATGTTCGCGCTCGTCAACCTCGCGCGTCATGTCGACGCCGATCCGGAGATGGCGCTGCGCGGGACCAATGCGAAATTCGAGCGGCGGTTCGCCTATATTGAACAGGCGCTTGCTGCAAGGGGCTGCTCGCTGGAGGACTCATCTCTTGCCGAGATGGATGCGCTGTGGAATGAGGCGAAGCAACAGGAGAGAACCTGA
- a CDS encoding NAD-dependent succinate-semialdehyde dehydrogenase, with translation MPVNYQNTSLLIDGKWRPGASGKTIAVLNPATEEQIGTVAHADRADLDEALAAADRGFKVWRAVAPFERGKIMRRAAALMRERADKIATLMTLEQGKVLAEARIETLFAADVIEWFAEESRRAYGRVIPARGPGIYQIAIKEPVGPVAAFTPWNFPINQVCRKLSAALAAGCSIIVKAPEETPASPAELLRAFVDAGVPDGVINLVFGVPAEISEYLIPHPIIRKMSFTGSTAVGKQLAALAGLHMKRATMELGGHAPAIVFNDADIASAAKIISGAKFRNAGQVCIAPTRLLVQDKVYKDFVGKFTEAAKAIKVGNGLDADSTMGALANPRRMTAIESFVQDAVGKGGRLAAGGHRVGNKGYFFEPTVVTDVPKDARAMNEEPFGPLALITPFSTFEEAAEEANRLPYGLASYAFTSSTKTATAIGAGIESGMVAINNAGLALPENPFGGVKDSGYGSEGGIEAMEAYLITKFISQTGV, from the coding sequence ATGCCCGTGAACTATCAGAACACATCGCTGCTGATCGACGGCAAGTGGCGTCCCGGTGCGTCCGGCAAGACTATCGCCGTGCTTAACCCTGCTACCGAAGAGCAGATCGGCACGGTGGCTCATGCGGATCGCGCCGACCTCGACGAGGCGCTCGCCGCTGCCGACAGGGGCTTCAAGGTCTGGCGCGCCGTCGCACCTTTTGAGCGCGGCAAGATCATGCGAAGAGCGGCGGCCTTGATGCGGGAGCGCGCCGACAAAATCGCAACGCTGATGACCTTGGAGCAGGGCAAGGTTCTTGCCGAGGCCAGGATCGAGACGCTATTTGCGGCCGACGTCATCGAATGGTTTGCAGAAGAATCCCGCCGAGCCTATGGCCGGGTGATTCCGGCGCGCGGACCCGGTATCTACCAGATCGCGATCAAGGAGCCGGTCGGCCCGGTGGCGGCTTTCACGCCGTGGAATTTCCCGATCAATCAGGTCTGCCGCAAGCTGTCGGCCGCGCTCGCCGCCGGCTGCTCGATCATCGTCAAGGCACCCGAGGAAACACCGGCGTCTCCGGCCGAACTGCTCCGCGCGTTCGTCGATGCGGGCGTACCCGACGGCGTGATCAATCTCGTATTCGGCGTGCCTGCCGAAATCTCCGAATACCTCATCCCGCATCCGATCATTCGGAAGATGTCGTTCACGGGCTCGACCGCGGTCGGCAAGCAACTCGCAGCGCTGGCCGGACTGCACATGAAGCGCGCGACGATGGAGCTTGGCGGCCACGCGCCGGCAATCGTGTTCAACGACGCCGACATTGCAAGCGCCGCGAAGATCATCTCGGGCGCCAAATTCCGCAACGCCGGCCAAGTCTGCATCGCACCGACGCGCCTTCTCGTACAGGACAAGGTCTATAAGGATTTTGTCGGCAAGTTCACCGAAGCCGCCAAGGCGATCAAGGTCGGCAACGGTCTCGACGCCGATTCAACGATGGGCGCGCTCGCCAATCCCCGCCGCATGACCGCCATCGAGAGCTTCGTGCAGGACGCGGTGGGAAAAGGCGGCAGGCTCGCGGCCGGCGGTCATCGTGTCGGCAACAAGGGTTATTTTTTCGAGCCGACCGTGGTCACTGATGTGCCGAAGGATGCCCGCGCCATGAACGAGGAGCCGTTCGGCCCGTTGGCGCTGATCACGCCGTTCTCGACCTTCGAGGAGGCCGCGGAGGAGGCGAACCGCCTGCCGTATGGCCTCGCGTCTTACGCCTTCACCAGTTCGACCAAGACCGCGACCGCTATCGGCGCGGGGATCGAGAGCGGCATGGTGGCGATCAACAATGCCGGCCTGGCTCTGCCGGAAAATCCGTTCGGAGGGGTCAAGGATTCAGGCTACGGCTCCGAGGGCGGAATCGAGGCGATGGAAGCCTATCTCATCACCAAGTTCATCAGCCAGACGGGGGTGTAA